One window of the Eucalyptus grandis isolate ANBG69807.140 chromosome 8, ASM1654582v1, whole genome shotgun sequence genome contains the following:
- the LOC104415172 gene encoding condensin-2 complex subunit H2, which translates to MTSLRDEPAAGGVPEGFHRVHAERDPESNWAVDLDRLLEEYLAKICAGEIPDDEDGRIHVNFAEAALLLQGSAQVYSRKVEYLYSLVLHALEFISQQRQQNQDESTLVRPQESDLGVVPDEDEDPFWISDDVPVDPKNSLDSSLEKDAPPNYFVKPPANLVVLEGDCLDASGTAGELESYLLASSEIFRDFILLDSCDAVTVNSFLKEDVRNGQSQGIKVKSTRKSFQSPTGRSGGGAHKSSAGKSRNNLDQSPPVGCKIGVGGCDVGLDPLAPDDFINSQNEFGMDNDDAGPADFGYEDNDDNDDNDDPWKPLNPHEPGNLKVKPFKRVKACRKPSINSSRKVSLVDEFPLARRHGTISPEFTYVWENQNTHERWQGTQSPPLFEKLRQSLIDGICGTSNVFGSFDNMNGDQGHDDGVPDFDEVDADMPENVHVDEMDEDAHFLISFMGRDDDVHLETDEAFGDEVVVSNANLEDLCRSHLDALLTSIAESEKQTELAARVSTWKQKIEHNLEEQDSRPPFDIHGYSTKILEKLSVEADQQNAMSFADIVHGQEKHDVARTFSALLQLVNNGDVDLERSDIRESVCYTAVNPFHVRLIGNKTREREIQLKKRLRSPIKHAGKGGGNGPVREREKSPANSLSRPRSRVPSSRPHSKFPIKVAKVGGVRCTPDSKRRRSSRFVEPVDLHPAG; encoded by the exons ATGACCAGCCTCCGCGACGAGCCGGCCGCCGGCGGCGTCCCTGAGGGCTTCCACAGGGTCCACGCCGAGCGCGACCCGGAATCCAACTGGGCCGTCGATCTCGACCGGTTGCTCGAAGAGTACTTGGCCAAGATCTGCGCCGGCGAGATACCCGACGACGAGGACGGACGCATCCACGTGAATTTCGCTGAAG CTGCTTTGCTGCTCCAGGGTTCGGCCCAAGTGTACAGCCGGAAGGTGGAATATCTGTATTCGTTGGTTTTGCACGCTTTGGAGTTCATCTCTCAACAACG GCAGCAAAATCAGGATGAAAGCACACTAGTCCGGCCCCAAGAAAGTGATTTAGGCGTGGTTccagatgaagatgaagatcctttTTGGATCTCAGATGATGTGCCAG TGGACCCGAAGAATTCTCTGGATAGCTCATTAGAGAAAGATGCTCCACCAAATTACTTCGTGAAGCCTCCTGCCAATCTGGTTGTACTGGAAGGTGATTGCTTAGATGCTTCTGGTACAGCTGGAGAATTGGAGTCGTATCTG TTGGCCAGCAGTGAAATTTTCCGGGATTTTATCCTCCTAGATTCATGTGATGCTGTCACAGTGAATTCGTTCTTAAAGGAAGATGTTAGAAATGGGCAGAGCCAAGGAATCAAGGTCAAATCAACTCGCAAGAGCTTTCAATCCCCAACAGGCCGCTCTGGGGGTGGTGCACATAAGTCATCTGCTGGAAAGAGCCGGAACAATTTGGACCAATCTCCTCCTGTTGGCTGCAAAATCGGAGTTGGTGGTTGTGACGTGGGGCTAGATCCTCTTGCTCCTGATGACTTTATAAACTCTCAAAATGAGTTTGGCATGGATAATGATGATGCAGGACCTGCAGACTTCGGTTATGAAGATAATGATGACAACGATGACAATGACGACCCATGGAAGCCTCTAAATCCCCATGAACCTGGGAATCTAAAAGTGAAACCTTTCAAAAGAG TAAAAGCCTGCAGAAAGCCTTCCATTAATTCTTCGAGGAAAGTCTctttagtggatgaatttcctctTGCAAGAAGACATGGCACTATTAGTCCAGAATTCACATATGTGTGGGAAAATCAAAACACCCATGAAAGATGGCAGGGGACCCAATCCCCACCATTGTTTGAAAAG CTAAGACAGTCGCTGATAGATGGAATTTGTGGAACTTCAAATGTTTTTGGTAGTTTTGATAACATGAACGGAGATCAGGGACATGATGATGGAGTTCCTGATTTTGATGAAGTTGATGCGGACATGCCTGAGAATGTGCATGTTGATGAAATGGATGAAGATGCACATTTCCTGATAAG TTTTATGGGT CGTGATGATGATGTTCATTTGGAGACTGATGAGGCTTTTGGAGATGAAGTTGTGGTGTCAAATGCAAATTTAGAAGACCTCTGTCGTTCTCACCTA GATGCTCTCCTTACCAGTATAGCTGAAAGTGAGAAACAGACTGAATTGGCTGCACGAGTTTCTACATGGAAACAAAAGATTGAGCACAACTTGGAAGAGCAA GATTCTCGCCCTCCATTTGACATTCATGGATACAGCACCAAAATCCTCGAAAAACTTTCTGTAGAAGCAGATCAACAGAATGCCATGTCCTTTGCTGATATCGTGCATGGCCAAGAGAAGCATGATGTGGCTCGAACCTTCTCTGCGCTTCTTCAATTG GTGAACAATGGAGATGTTGATTTGGAGAGGAGTGACATCAGGGAATCTGTCTGTTATACTGCTGTGAATCCTTTCCACGTTCGTCTGATCGGCAATAAGacgagagagagggaaataCAGTTGAAGAAGAGGCTGAGGTCTCCCATAAAACACGCGGGAAAAGGCGGTGGGAACGGACCGgttagagagagggagaagtcTCCTGCCAATTCTCTTTCGAGGCCTAGGTCAAGGGTACCATCGTCACGACCTCATTCTAAGTTCCCTATTAAGGTCGCGAAAGTAGGCGGCGTGCGGTGCACTCCCGACAGCAAAAGGAGAAGGAGCTCGCGATTTGTGGAGCCCGTTGATTTACACCCTGCTGGTTGA
- the LOC104415170 gene encoding uncharacterized protein LOC104415170, whose product MSAKSPIFPIPETQHFSDYGFDPQLDFFQVLGEARRHKRDAAAVRPTDSVHFKLQKPISKDDHPHHHHHHKTKRPSSSSSSSSLHKFKNKTRWWRNALLFFKRWAHHNHHQQRDRIEDPHGAGCRPRSFQGSASGPVYLAESRTSAPGTPYRTASRPSSGPLAGTLTPARKGDVEVPYVSLRDLNMEEPPPPRRTSTSSPIPIYLVT is encoded by the exons ATGTCGGCGAAGTCTCCGATCTTCCCCATTCCGGAGACACAGCACTTCAGCGACTATGGCTTCGACCCTCAGCTCGACTTTTTCCAG GTTCTGGGCGAAGCGAGGAGGCACAAGCGAGACGCGGCCGCCGTGAGGCCCACCGATTCCGTCCACTTCAAGCTCCAGAAGCCCATCTCCAAGGACGACCAcccgcaccaccaccaccaccacaaaaCCAAGaggccttcctcctcctcctcctcctcgtccctCCACAAGTTCAAGAACAAGACCCGGTGGTGGAGGAACGCGCTCCTCTTCTTCAAGCGGTGGGCCCACCACAACCACCACCAGCAGCGGGACCGCATCGAGGACCCGCACGGCGCCGGGTGCAGGCCCCGCTCCTTCCAGGGCTCCGCGTCCGGGCCCGTGTACCTGGCCGAGAGCAGGACCTCGGCCCCGGGGACGCCGTACCGGACGGCGAGCAGGCCGTCGTCGGGGCCGCTCGCCGGGACGCTGACGCCGGCGAGGAAGGGGGACGTGGAGGTGCCGTACGTGAGCCTCAGGGATCTCAACATGgaggagccgccgccgccgcggaggacctccacctcctcccccATCCCCATTTACCTGGTCACTTGA
- the LOC120286794 gene encoding LOW QUALITY PROTEIN: RING-H2 finger protein ATL2-like (The sequence of the model RefSeq protein was modified relative to this genomic sequence to represent the inferred CDS: inserted 1 base in 1 codon), translating into MGDDYGFGDPNTKFPGDGQSNAYALNGRIMLAAIIVLFFVVIIMISLHLAARWFLLRRQQRRRFLRRNRLNRRTQIVFYADFPAXQASRGLDSSVLKSLPVFTFSSSAAAAAAPAPAAPGIGGGEARPECAVCLSEFEDGEEARLLPKCKHSFHVDCIDMWFHSHSTCPLCRSPVEPVGEEFVAIAVPGFDRAEAGTSSGLCPSCHHEEAPGMAAASSSSAEAPPLSGRRKPPELAGFSIEVPRWAEPEDEPRCDTPASRLRSPVSRMLSFKRILSRERWGGSPSPSAAAAAAASPASRGPPATEVDLEQGLSPVGRGETQ; encoded by the exons ATGGGCGACGACTACGGCTTCGGCGATCCCAACACCAAATTCCCCGGCGACGGGCAGTCCAACGCCTACGCCCTCAACGGCAGGATCATGCTCGCCGCCATCATCGTCCTCTTcttcgtcgtcatcatcatgatCTCCCTCCACCTCGCCGCCCGCTGgttcctcctccgccgccagcAGCGCCGCCGCTTCCTCCGCCGCAACCGCCTCAACCGCCGCACCCAGATCGTCTTCTACGCCGACTTCCCCG CCCAGGCCTCCCGCGGCCTCGACTCCTCCGTCCTCAAGTCCCTCCCCGTCTtcaccttctcctcctccgccgccgccgccgccgcccccgcccccgccgcccccgGGATCGGCGGAGGCGAGGCGCGGCCGGAGTGCGCCGTGTGCCTGTCGGAGTTCGAGGACGGCGAGGAGGCGCGGTTGCTCCCCAAGTGCAAGCACTCGTTCCACGTCGACTGCATCGACATGTGGTTCCACTCCCACTCCACCTGCCCCCTCTGCCGCTCTCCGGTCGAGCCGGTCGGCGAAGAATTCGTCGCCATCGCGGTCCCTGGGTTTGACCGGGCCGAGGCCGGGACGAGCTCGGGCCTCTGCCCGTCCTGCCATCACGAGGAGGCGCCGGGGATGGCGGCGGCTTCTTCCTCGTCGGCGGAGGCCCCGCCGCTCTCCGGGCGGAGGAAGCCGCCGGAGCTGGCCGGATTCTCCATCGAGGTGCCGCGGTGGGCCGAGCCGGAGGACGAGCCGAGGTGCGACACGCCGGCGAGCCGGCTCAGGTCGCCGGTGAGCCGGATGTTGTCATTCAAGAGGATCCTGAGCAGGGAAAGGTGGGGGGGCAGCCCCTCaccgtcggcggcggcggcggcggcggcgagcccgGCGAGTCGTGGGCCTCCGGCGACCGAGGTGGACCTGGAGCAAGGATTGTCGCCGGTGGGGAGAGGCGAGACCCAGTAA